The uncultured Cohaesibacter sp. genomic sequence ACTGATCAGTGGGATTGGGAGTGGCTTGAGGAGGATTGGAAGGCCGACGCGAACCTCGATCACGCGATCACAGCGTGCGGCGAGGCGCTGGTTGAGGCTCCCCTGCAGGTCTCTGAAGGACCGGCCCGATGCGGTCTCCGGCACGATCCCCTGCCCGACTTCATTGGAAATAAGCAGAATGCGTGATTGGGTCTTGCTAAGCGTGTCAAGGAAGGCCTCGATATGTTGCTCTAAAGGCTTCTCATGGTAGACGAGATTGTTGAGCCACATGGTCATGCAATCGATCAG encodes the following:
- the cobU gene encoding bifunctional adenosylcobinamide kinase/adenosylcobinamide-phosphate guanylyltransferase; the encoded protein is MTDRDARTTLIFGGAKSGKSAFAEKLCTDSPYDLLYVATSPRFADDDEMNERIKRHVERRGTRWACIEEQIDLCGVLADEDHPDRVVLIDCMTMWLNNLVYHEKPLEQHIEAFLDTLSKTQSRILLISNEVGQGIVPETASGRSFRDLQGSLNQRLAARCDRVIEVRVGLPILLKPLPIPLISL